In Besnoitia besnoiti strain Bb-Ger1 chromosome IX, whole genome shotgun sequence, a single genomic region encodes these proteins:
- a CDS encoding zinc knuckle domain-containing protein (encoded by transcript BESB_015350) has product MPATVPHTRMPDSNRVPVSSTLRTHAIWRDTVGHDPYAPQAGQEAAVDASLRDKAQELLVLARLTGSVASRTPGACPKCRQVGHLAYQCRNMLTGATDARDAAEEAFRRVQAHDEEEDDKRARQALGIATDSEDSDDDTQMRKRFRVGFPGGDIRALSAEKKKRRKAKKAESSSSSDSSSSSSDSSSDSEDERAKKKRKRKSKKQKRRDRK; this is encoded by the exons ATGCCGGCGACAGTTCCGCACACGCGTATGCCTGACAGCAACAGAgtgcctgtctcctcgacTCTGCGCACTCACGCCATCTGG AGAGACACAGTCGGGCATGACCCGtacgcgccgcaggcgggtcaggaggcggcagtcgatgcctcgctgcgcgacaaggcgcaggagctgctAGTTCTCGCCAGACTGACCGGCTCAGTAGCCTCTCGCACGCCCGGCGCGTGCCCGAAATGCAGACAGG tcGGGCATTTGGCCTATCAGTGCCGCAACATGCTCACGGGCGCCACCGACGCGCGTgacgccgcagaagaggctTTCCGGCGAGTGCAGGCccacgacgaagaggaagacgacaag aGAGCGCGACAAGCTCTCGGCATCGCGACCGACTCAgaggacagcgacgacgacaccCAGATGCGGAAGCGGTTTCGCGTGGGCTTCCCGGGTGGCGATATCCGGGCTTTGtctgcggagaagaagaagcgaaggaaggcgaagaaagcggaatcttcctcgtcgtcagaCAGCAGTAGCAGCAGCtcagacagcagcagcgacagcgaagacgaacgGG cgaaaaagaagagaaagagaaaatcgaagaagcagaagaggcgcgacCGAAAGTGA